One genomic window of Ziziphus jujuba cultivar Dongzao chromosome 4, ASM3175591v1 includes the following:
- the LOC107415150 gene encoding lysine histidine transporter 1 isoform X1, which translates to MITQAPSDHQNNNYVGKNEEEIRRQKQIDDWLPITSSRTAKWWYSAFHNVTAMVGAGVLGLPYAMSGLGWGPGVTALVLSWIITLYTLWQMVEMHEMVPGKRFDRYHELGQYAFGEKLGLYIVVPQQLTVQVATNIIYMVTGGTSLQKFHNTVCPSCKKIKLTYFIMIFSSVHFVLSHLPNFHSISGVSLAAAVMSLSYSTIAWGASVDKGVQKDVEYGYKAKSAAGTVFTFFGALGDVVFAYAGHNVVLEIQATIPSTPEKPSKGPMWKGVVVAYIIVALCYFPVALIGYWTFGNKIEDNILISLEKPAWLIAMANMFVVIHVIGGYQIFAMPVFDMIESAFIKKLKFPPSAALRFIIRNVYVALTMFVGITFPFFGGLLSFFGGFALVPTSYYLPCIIWLIVKKPRKYGLSWWTNWICIVVGILLMILAPIGGLRHIILSAKTYKFYS; encoded by the exons ATGATAACTCAAGCTCCTAGTGATCATCAGAACAACAATTACGTTGGCAAAAAT gAAGAAGAAATAAGGAGGCAGAAGCAAATTGATGATTGGCTTCCAATTACATCTTCAAGGACTGCAAAATGGTGGTACTCAGCTTTCCACAATGTTACTGCTATGGTTGGAGCTGGTGTCCTCGGTCTCCCTTATGCCATGTCAGGGCTTGGATG GGGTCCTGGCGTGACTGCTCTAGTGCTATCTTGGATAATCACTTTGTACACACTGTGGCAAATGGTTGAGATGCATGAGATGGTTCCAGGGAAACGTTTTGATAGATACCATGAATTGGGTCAGTATGCATTTGGAGAAAAACTTGGTCTCTACATTGTGGTGCCTCAACAACTTACTGTTCAAGTAGCTACGAACATTATCTATATGGTTACTGGAGGAACGTCACTGCAGAAGTTCCATAACACCGTGTGCCCAAGCTGCAAGAAAATCAAACTTACTTACTTCATTATGATTTTTTCCTCTGTTCATTTTGTGCTATCCCATTTGCCCAACTTCCACTCCATCTCTGGTGTCTCTTTGGCTGCTGCAGTAATGTCCTTGAG TTACTCCACCATTGCTTGGGGAGCTTCTGTAGATAAGGGTGTTCAGAAAGATGTGGAATATGGCTACAAAGCCAAGAGTGCTGCAGGAACTGTCTTCACCTTCTTCGGTGCCTTGGGTGATGTGGTTTTTGCCTATGCTGGGCACAATGTGGTCCTTGAGATCCAAGCAACAATTCCATCTACACCAGAGAAGCCATCCAAGGGTCCAATGTGGAAAGGAGTCGTTGTTGCCTATATAATTGTTGCTCTGTGCTACTTCCCTGTTGCTCTGATTGGATATTGGACCTTTGGAAATAAGATTGAAGACAATATCCTAATCTCATTGGAAAAACCAGCATGGCTTATCGCAATGGCTAATATGTTCGTTGTCATTCATGTTATTGGCGGCTATCAG ATTTTTGCAATGCCAGTGTTTGACATGATTGAATCTGCATTCATAAAGAAGTTAAAATTTCCACCCAGCGCAGCGCTTCGTTTCATTATACGCAATGTATACGTGG CATTAACGATGTTCGTAGGCATTACTTTCCCTTTCTTTGGTGGCcttctttcattttttggaGGATTTGCTCTTGTCCCAACATCATATTAT CTCCCTTGCATCATTTGGCTTATTGTCAAAAAACCAAGGAAGTACGGCTTATCTTGGTGGACAAACTGG ATCTGCATTGTGGTTGGTATACTTTTGATGATTCTAGCACCTATTGGAGGGTTGAGACACATCATACTTTCAGCAAAGACCTATAAGTTTTACTCTTAA
- the LOC107415150 gene encoding lysine histidine transporter 1 isoform X2: protein MVGAGVLGLPYAMSGLGWGPGVTALVLSWIITLYTLWQMVEMHEMVPGKRFDRYHELGQYAFGEKLGLYIVVPQQLTVQVATNIIYMVTGGTSLQKFHNTVCPSCKKIKLTYFIMIFSSVHFVLSHLPNFHSISGVSLAAAVMSLSYSTIAWGASVDKGVQKDVEYGYKAKSAAGTVFTFFGALGDVVFAYAGHNVVLEIQATIPSTPEKPSKGPMWKGVVVAYIIVALCYFPVALIGYWTFGNKIEDNILISLEKPAWLIAMANMFVVIHVIGGYQIFAMPVFDMIESAFIKKLKFPPSAALRFIIRNVYVALTMFVGITFPFFGGLLSFFGGFALVPTSYYLPCIIWLIVKKPRKYGLSWWTNWICIVVGILLMILAPIGGLRHIILSAKTYKFYS from the exons ATGGTTGGAGCTGGTGTCCTCGGTCTCCCTTATGCCATGTCAGGGCTTGGATG GGGTCCTGGCGTGACTGCTCTAGTGCTATCTTGGATAATCACTTTGTACACACTGTGGCAAATGGTTGAGATGCATGAGATGGTTCCAGGGAAACGTTTTGATAGATACCATGAATTGGGTCAGTATGCATTTGGAGAAAAACTTGGTCTCTACATTGTGGTGCCTCAACAACTTACTGTTCAAGTAGCTACGAACATTATCTATATGGTTACTGGAGGAACGTCACTGCAGAAGTTCCATAACACCGTGTGCCCAAGCTGCAAGAAAATCAAACTTACTTACTTCATTATGATTTTTTCCTCTGTTCATTTTGTGCTATCCCATTTGCCCAACTTCCACTCCATCTCTGGTGTCTCTTTGGCTGCTGCAGTAATGTCCTTGAG TTACTCCACCATTGCTTGGGGAGCTTCTGTAGATAAGGGTGTTCAGAAAGATGTGGAATATGGCTACAAAGCCAAGAGTGCTGCAGGAACTGTCTTCACCTTCTTCGGTGCCTTGGGTGATGTGGTTTTTGCCTATGCTGGGCACAATGTGGTCCTTGAGATCCAAGCAACAATTCCATCTACACCAGAGAAGCCATCCAAGGGTCCAATGTGGAAAGGAGTCGTTGTTGCCTATATAATTGTTGCTCTGTGCTACTTCCCTGTTGCTCTGATTGGATATTGGACCTTTGGAAATAAGATTGAAGACAATATCCTAATCTCATTGGAAAAACCAGCATGGCTTATCGCAATGGCTAATATGTTCGTTGTCATTCATGTTATTGGCGGCTATCAG ATTTTTGCAATGCCAGTGTTTGACATGATTGAATCTGCATTCATAAAGAAGTTAAAATTTCCACCCAGCGCAGCGCTTCGTTTCATTATACGCAATGTATACGTGG CATTAACGATGTTCGTAGGCATTACTTTCCCTTTCTTTGGTGGCcttctttcattttttggaGGATTTGCTCTTGTCCCAACATCATATTAT CTCCCTTGCATCATTTGGCTTATTGTCAAAAAACCAAGGAAGTACGGCTTATCTTGGTGGACAAACTGG ATCTGCATTGTGGTTGGTATACTTTTGATGATTCTAGCACCTATTGGAGGGTTGAGACACATCATACTTTCAGCAAAGACCTATAAGTTTTACTCTTAA
- the LOC125421759 gene encoding lysine histidine transporter 1 isoform X1 gives MGTQAPSDHQNNNYVGKNDEEIRRQKQIEDWLPITSSRTAKWWYSAFHNVTAMVGAGVLSLPYAMSELGWGPGVVALVLSWIITLYTLWQMVEMHEMVPGKRFDRYHELGQHAFGEKLGLYIVVPQQLTVQIATNIIYMVTGGTSLQKFHNTVCPSCKKIKLTYFIMIFSSVHFVLSHLPNFNSISGVSLAAAVMSLSYSTIAWGASVDKGVQKDVEYGYKAKSAAGTVFNFFGALGDVVFAYAGHNVVLEIQATIPSTPEKPSKGPMWKGVVVAYIIVALCYFPVALIGYWIFGNKVEDNILLSLEKPAWLIAMANMFVVIHVIGGYQIFAMPVFDMIESALIKKLKFPPSAALRFIIRNVYVALTMFVGITFPFFGGLLSFFGGFALVPTSYYLPCIIWLIVKKPRKYGLSWWTNWICIVVGILVMVLAPIGGLRQIILSAKTYKFYS, from the exons ATGGGAACTCAAGCTCCTAGTGATCATCAGAACAATAATTACGTTGGCAAAAAT gACGAAGAAATAAGGAGGCAGAAGCAAATTGAAGATTGGCTTCCAATTACATCTTCAAGGACTGCAAAATGGTGGTACTCAGCTTTCCACAATGTTACTGCTATGGTTGGAGCTGGTGTCCTCAGTCTCCCTTATGCCATGTCAGAGCTTGGGTG GGGTCCTGGGGTGGTTGCTCTAGTGCTATCTTGGATAATCACTCTGTACACTCTGTGGCAAATGGTTGAGATGCATGAGATGGTTCCAGGGAAACGTTTTGATAGATACCATGAACTGGGTCAGCATGCATTTGGAGAAAAACTTGGTCTCTACATTGTGGTGCCTCAACAACTTACTGTTCAAATAGCTACGAACATTATCTATATGGTTACTGGAGGAACGTCACTGCAGAAGTTCCATAACACTGTGTGCCCAAGCTGCAAGAAAATCAAACTTACGTACTTCATTATGATTTTTTCCTCTGTTCATTTTGTGCTATCCCATTTGCCCAACTTCAACTCCATCTCTGGTGTCTCTTTGGCTGCTGCAGTAATGTCCTTGAG TTACTCCACCATTGCATGGGGAGCTTCTGTAGATAAGGGTGTTCAGAAAGATGTGGAATATGGCTACAAAGCCAAGAGTGCTGCAGGAACTGTCTTCAACTTCTTCGGTGCCTTGGGTGATGTGGTTTTTGCCTATGCTGGGCACAATGTGGTCCTTGAGATCCAAGCAACAATTCCATCTACACCAGAGAAGCCATCCAAGGGTCCAATGTGGAAAGGAGTCGTTGTTGCCTATATAATTGTTGCTCTGTGCTACTTCCCTGTTGCTCTGATTGGATATTGGATCTTTGGAAATAAGGTTGAAGACAATATCCTTCTCTCATTGGAAAAACCAGCATGGCTTATAGCAATGGCTAATATGTTTGTTGTCATTCACGTTATTGGCGGCTATCAG ATTTTTGCAATGCCAGTGTTTGACATGATTGAATCTGCATTAATAAAGAAGTTAAAATTTCCACCCAGCGCAGCGCTTCGTTTCATTATACGCAATGTATACGTGG CATTAACGATGTTCGTAGGCATTACTTTCCCTTTCTTTGGTGGCcttctttcattttttggaGGATTTGCTCTTGTCCCAACATCATACTAT CTCCCTTGCATCATTTGGCTTATTGTCAAAAAACCAAGGAAGTACGGCTTATCTTGGTGGACAAACTGG ATCTGCATTGTGGTTGGTATACTTGTGATGGTTCTAGCACCAATTGGAGGGTTGAGACAGATCATACTTTCAGCAAAGACCTATAAGTTTTACTCTTAA
- the LOC125421759 gene encoding lysine histidine transporter 1 isoform X2 translates to MVGAGVLSLPYAMSELGWGPGVVALVLSWIITLYTLWQMVEMHEMVPGKRFDRYHELGQHAFGEKLGLYIVVPQQLTVQIATNIIYMVTGGTSLQKFHNTVCPSCKKIKLTYFIMIFSSVHFVLSHLPNFNSISGVSLAAAVMSLSYSTIAWGASVDKGVQKDVEYGYKAKSAAGTVFNFFGALGDVVFAYAGHNVVLEIQATIPSTPEKPSKGPMWKGVVVAYIIVALCYFPVALIGYWIFGNKVEDNILLSLEKPAWLIAMANMFVVIHVIGGYQIFAMPVFDMIESALIKKLKFPPSAALRFIIRNVYVALTMFVGITFPFFGGLLSFFGGFALVPTSYYLPCIIWLIVKKPRKYGLSWWTNWICIVVGILVMVLAPIGGLRQIILSAKTYKFYS, encoded by the exons ATGGTTGGAGCTGGTGTCCTCAGTCTCCCTTATGCCATGTCAGAGCTTGGGTG GGGTCCTGGGGTGGTTGCTCTAGTGCTATCTTGGATAATCACTCTGTACACTCTGTGGCAAATGGTTGAGATGCATGAGATGGTTCCAGGGAAACGTTTTGATAGATACCATGAACTGGGTCAGCATGCATTTGGAGAAAAACTTGGTCTCTACATTGTGGTGCCTCAACAACTTACTGTTCAAATAGCTACGAACATTATCTATATGGTTACTGGAGGAACGTCACTGCAGAAGTTCCATAACACTGTGTGCCCAAGCTGCAAGAAAATCAAACTTACGTACTTCATTATGATTTTTTCCTCTGTTCATTTTGTGCTATCCCATTTGCCCAACTTCAACTCCATCTCTGGTGTCTCTTTGGCTGCTGCAGTAATGTCCTTGAG TTACTCCACCATTGCATGGGGAGCTTCTGTAGATAAGGGTGTTCAGAAAGATGTGGAATATGGCTACAAAGCCAAGAGTGCTGCAGGAACTGTCTTCAACTTCTTCGGTGCCTTGGGTGATGTGGTTTTTGCCTATGCTGGGCACAATGTGGTCCTTGAGATCCAAGCAACAATTCCATCTACACCAGAGAAGCCATCCAAGGGTCCAATGTGGAAAGGAGTCGTTGTTGCCTATATAATTGTTGCTCTGTGCTACTTCCCTGTTGCTCTGATTGGATATTGGATCTTTGGAAATAAGGTTGAAGACAATATCCTTCTCTCATTGGAAAAACCAGCATGGCTTATAGCAATGGCTAATATGTTTGTTGTCATTCACGTTATTGGCGGCTATCAG ATTTTTGCAATGCCAGTGTTTGACATGATTGAATCTGCATTAATAAAGAAGTTAAAATTTCCACCCAGCGCAGCGCTTCGTTTCATTATACGCAATGTATACGTGG CATTAACGATGTTCGTAGGCATTACTTTCCCTTTCTTTGGTGGCcttctttcattttttggaGGATTTGCTCTTGTCCCAACATCATACTAT CTCCCTTGCATCATTTGGCTTATTGTCAAAAAACCAAGGAAGTACGGCTTATCTTGGTGGACAAACTGG ATCTGCATTGTGGTTGGTATACTTGTGATGGTTCTAGCACCAATTGGAGGGTTGAGACAGATCATACTTTCAGCAAAGACCTATAAGTTTTACTCTTAA